CTGGTAGTGTTTCATTCTTAAAGATTTCCTTGCCACAGTTTGAGTTGTGCCTGGTTTTGTCTATGTATGTCTCCTTTAGTTTATTTATGTGTCAGTTCATATGTCTATATGTAGTTTTAGTAGTTTGTTGCCCAATGGTTCGTCGTTTGTTTTAGTGTTTAGAATTTCCTTAAATAAGTTAGTAGCATTTTTTTCAAGGTGGGTCTGAAGACTTTTAGCTCTGGCTGTTAATGAGGCAATTAAACACTAACTGTAGTTAGCCTAAGTAAAATATGGGTCACTGGGTTTGTGTAGATATCCGACAGTAGCTGGCATTAGCTAGCAGCAGTGACAGTTTTGACAATGACTATCATGCTAAAAGTGATACAGTGGATGTAACATTTGTATTGGCGCTAAAATCAGTAACAACTAGGTAAAGATTGTCCCCTTTCATGCTTTGTTGTAGTGAGTAGTATTAAGTTTCATTCCCTGGTGGTGCTGAAACGAGGGCAACGTTTATAACTGCAACTGTGTTAACAAGCATCATTTAGAGGGGATGATTGAGTCACTGTACCAACAAGTTCAGGTGTACAGGCCATCCTACTCAATCAGCTGTTAGCGTTTGGCAGTAGCATGCTGGCAAGGAAACAGGTCAAAGGCACACTCTACTGGATGATTATATGCTCTGATTGGACGATTGGACAGCCTGACGTCCTATACACCATGTTTTCGGAGGAAGGTAAAACACGGAGGGAGTCAGATTTGTGGGTACAGCCAATCagctgttagcagttagcagcaGGGCACCAATAAATAAACTGTGTTTATTAGTCCCATTAGTCATAAAATCATGTCATTGTATTTCTTCTTAATTTTTATAGGTGTAAAGCCACTAAATTGCATTGAATATAAATTAGTGTCTTTATCACTTGTTAAAAATCAGGTTCAAAGACCTGCCCTGTTGATAATGTGTACTGTGAAGAGTATAGAAGTTCAGTCTGTTAAGGTGTGTGTGGATCTGTAAGGACTGTATAGATGCGAACAGCACAGTTAAGTTTGAATGTTTTGTGATGGAATTTCACTAGATGTTGACCAGTTTGTTAATTGTGTTTGTTGCAGTATGAACATGTAGCTGTTGTTTGGATCTGTCCAGTCCTTTCAGATCAGCCCAGGGTTTAGGGGTTAGAGGTAGTTTGTGAACCAAGAGTCACTCAGTTCTCCCTTCCCCTTTcccttctccctccatcttcttTCACCTCCTCTTCTTGTCATCTCCTGTCTCCTGTCTTTGCTTGCTCCCTTTCCTCTTTCGTTCTCCCTGGCACCACAATTTCTATTCCCCCCTCCTACATCTACATTCTACTTTCTTTCCCACTCCCCTCCTGTCTTCACCTCCTCTCCCAGGGGCCATGTGGCACACTTAggggatgatgaggatgaggatgatgatggtgcagatgatgatgaaacTCACACTCAGTAAGTTCCCTCTCAGTCTTAGAACTGAaagcttccttcctcctccttccttgtcTCCACATCTTCCTTTCTTTCCCCTCCTTTATATCTAAGGGGAAAGAATGAGGATTAGGAGGAAGATGGGGAGAAAGGCCTCCTACCAAGGTTTCATCCATGCATCTCTATGCAGCACACACCACCGTCACCCCACATACgccacctgtgtttgtgtgtgtgtttactgcctgtgtgttttccatgCTGTTACTGCTGTCCGGTGTGAACTACTAACAGTAACCCTAACAGCTAACCAACAGACTGtcagtgtttttacagctgaTTCGATAGTAACAATGCTCTCTCTTTTTAGTCCTACAGTAGGTCATATGAAATTCTTACTGGATTATTAGCTATTTTTCTTTGATGCAACACAAGTCTGGAGTTCAGTTTCACTCCTTTGATAACCGATCCTGTGACCTTGTCGTCTTATTTgctgttgtcttgttttgttcTCCACTTGCATCGCCATCTGTGTGCCTCCTTGCTGTGTGTGCctccttgctgtgtgtgtgtgtgtgtgtgtgtgtgtgtgtgtgtgtgtgtgtgtgtgtgtgtgtgtgtgtgtgtgtgtgtgtgtgtgtgtgtgtgtgtgtgtgtgtgtgtgtgtgtgtgtgtgtgtgtgtgtgtgtgtgtgtgtgtgtgtgtgtgtgtgtgtgtgtgtgtgtgtgtgtgtgtgtgtgtgtgtctgttgtctgtgtgtctgtgtctgtgtctgtgtctgtgtgtgtgtctgtgtgtgtgtgtctgtgtgtgtgtgtgtctctgtgtctctgtgtctctgtgtctctgtgtctgtgtgtctgtgtgtactcgCACTACCTTCTGTCTTCTCTTGCCTCCCATAAAACTCTGCAGGTCTGGCGTCCAGCCTCTTCGCTCATTGTGTAAAAGCCAAAAGTCTGTGGTGGGCCAGAGTGTTCTTTCTAGACAGATTTTCCACTGAAGTCAGAAAAGCCTTTTGTGCTTTAtgtttcagcatttttactTATAATCACATCCAGTGCACACAGTGCAATGACAATAAAAATAGAAGGGACCTGAATTCCTGATTTGCAAACACACCACAATCAGTTCTGATCAGTAGTGTTACAGTTTCAGGCTATTATATAACAACCTAACGTTTGTGTGTTCTAGGGAATTAAATACTGAAAATGTTGGTAAAATTATAGGCccttaatatttacatttaggAAAAGACTGCCAGCAATTGCAAGGTATTCATAGTAACTATGTGTCTGTGGAGCTTGTAAAAAACAGTTTTGTGCTTTCCTTTTGCTAATGCCTATGGATTCAGCACCTGACAGATCAGTCATGTTCCTTTTTCCATCACCAACTGTTAAAGATGGATTTCAAACGCCAAACTGTAGGCCTAAACTTCCCACCTTTTGACTCTGCTAACCTGGCTTCTTTTAGATGCTGTTTTCCCACCCTCTGCATTTCTGCACCTCCTTATATGACCCTTATGTAAACTGTCAGATCGCATATTACTGTCAAGTATAAGCGTCTGTGAGGGGGATAAGCTGCGTGTCTGTTACTTACAATTCAGCTGagtcactgtgactgagtcGTACTGATGTAGCtgtatttgttttcactgtgattGCCTCCCAGCTTCTCTCCATTTGAATTTGTGTCATTCATCAATTACTCTTCAGATCTGAAATTTCCGAGCTGTCATGCATAAAGTCTCTGAAAGTAGATCTGATCTGAAGACTAAATTAGGATTGTTGTCTATCCAGATGctgaaaaacatttattcatgATAAAGTAATATCTTCTACCATTTTTTCAGAGACTTTATACATTTGCATCTTCTGGTTCTAGTCACTGTATTTAGTGGTTAACCTTTTCATGACTATCTGTTGTCTGTCTCTATGTTAAATAGTGTCAGGCTATGGCtgtcattttcacttttttatcTGATCTGGAAGTGACAAGTTAAAATCTATTGATTGCTTTATCTTGATTTTTGTTATATGAAAATATAATGTGAAATATCTTCTCATACTTTAGTAAATCAAGCACTATCATGAGGCCAAAGGTTCCACCCCCACTTCCTCCCAAGGTAGGAACAACCCAGCCACAGTCAGTCTATATTGTATATTCTCTTATTATTACAAAGatgtatgtactgtattttCCTTCCAGCCTAAGTCCATCAGCTCgcctcaacagcagcagcaacaaaaacaagacgACAGCCAATCACACAGCGAGGATGACGGTGGAGGCGGAGGGACCATCAAACGCTGTCCTGTCCCAGAGACACCAAGCCCCGCCAGGCCGGCCTCTAACGTCCCCCCACGGCCCCCACCCCCGAAGCTGCCGCCCCACCGCCGCAGTAGCCTAGGTAACGAGAGCCCGATGCGCAAAGACGTGGAAAACTCTGCCCCAGAGGATGATGGGAGCTTTAGGCATTTCTGGGAGTGGCTCCACACACCTCAcactgaggaggagctggaggaggcgtGGGAGGTGCTGAAGGAGGTGaaagaggagcaggaaaaaCAGGAGGAAAAGAGTAAGAGCAGCTGATTGATAGATGGGTAGTGTCCTCAGATCCTGTCGTCCCCTTCGATTGGTTGTGTGGTCTCCCATTGCTCAATCCCTGAAGTCTAATCGATATATTTGTTCCATAAGTCCATTAACAATAACAcctcttattttgtttttgtttgtagatACCTTCTGTTCATCAGCTCCTGCTCAATATGACTGTTTGTCTCTAAAGCCATTTTCTAGTCAAGTCTGATTGGTTGCTTAATCCAATCATTCAAAAGCTGCTACCTGTCCCCCTCGCTTCCTAGtaggaagaaggaagaggagaaaacatTTTCCTGGCTTTGTCAGAACATAGGATTATAGATGATGTACATAGAAATGTGTATGGGTTCAGTTTTGTTTCAAAACACTGTGCATTATGGGGTCTTAAATCCAAACTTGGATTCATTTCACTGTTGGCTTTGTTAATTGGAGAAAAACCATACACATATATACCCCTGCTTCTCTGATTTTGCACTTTTTCCATTCAGTGTGAAAGCCAACGTAAACTTTATTACCAGAGTAGGTCTAGATTCAGTGAttacttgtgtgtctgtgcgatAAAAGGGACAAACCTCCCAGTCATAGTTCACCACTGTCTAACTGATGGTGTGTGGAGTGTTCAAACCCACCTACGTTCATGACAACATTTGATCCTCTGTATTCTTCCTGCTAGCCTGCTCCTTCCcgccctcctctccctctctgcgcccagtagttttttttcattacttTAACTCTTTACTGTCTTTAGAAAATGATATTATTTAGAAATTATAAGCAGCATTTTTTACGAATAGTGTTATTGGgctgtgtctgtatctgtgtcagATGCACAGGCATCGTGTTTCTGTGCAGCTTGCATTCATCGCATGGTGTCTGTGTCATTGAAGGTAATGGGCTTAACTCTCCCCATAATGgcgagagggacagtccagcaGAGAGACAGTCCACCATGCCCCCTAGTGTCCCCACACGGAAAGACAAAAAGGATACTCCGGTAAGAAGACAACAGTGCACCATGGAGTCCTCAGTCTACATTAGATAGTTTTTCAAGTCTTTAAATttgataaatggaaaaaaagaaatgcaatgCTCCAAGTcagatgttcatttttttttacattatagcATTGTAGGTTATTTTCTAATATTGTTTagttaatatgtgtgtgttgttgcccCAGAAGCCGATCAGTAATGGTCTTCCACCTACACCTAAAGTCCATGTAAGTagaattttcttttttctgtcttcatttatgtgttgttttaatttttgtaTTACTTTGCAAAAACAACTACAGTTGAACAAAGATgatcttttgtgtttttccagatGGGTGCATGTTTCTCCAAAGTGTTCAATGGCTGTCCTCTGAAGATCCACTGTGCCACTTCATGGATCAACCCTGACACCAGAGgtaacaggaaaacaaaagcgTAGTTAAAACTGCATGGTGATGTCATCCTGAGTCACAACACTGTGTCTCTGAGGGTTTGGGAGTTTTGTTGGGACCTCATAAAATAATTAATGTTGTGTTTCAGACCAGTATTTGATATTCGGAGCTGAAGAGGGAATCTACACATTAAACCTCAATGAGCTGCATGAGACAACAATGGAACAGGTAAGACTCGAAAAgttacatttataaataaaagcaATAATCTTcgtaagaaaaagaaagtgtACTAGTTGCTGCAAATGTAATCTCTGCGTTTGTATGCAGCTGTTCCCTCGGCGGTGTACCTGGTTATATGTCATGAACAGCTGTCTTCTTTCCATATCCGGTGAGTCACAATGACCTGTATCTGTGTAATGGAATTGTTTACTAATAGATAAGGGTGTTCTCTTTTTAACCTAAAATTACCCTTGATAATAAACACttgaatgatttatttttatatatattttgttctGTGTGGTCCCATTCCAGGAAAAGCCTCGCAGCTGTACTCCCATAGTCTAAGTGGTCTGTTTGAACAGGCCCGACAGTTACAGAAGTTACCAGTAGCCATTCCCACACACAAGCTGCCTGATAAGATGATTCCCAGGTAAAGTCAAAGTCAATTATTTACAGAGTCTTATTTCCTTGTAACTCACCTGAGCCAATGTTTCAAGATTTTCAATAACTTAAAACCTAAAATATTCAGGTATGAAATCCATATTTAATTAGGTAATatcaacaataaaataaaaagcgtTTTTAAGAGGTAACATGTCTTTTGGTTACAGGAAGTTTGCTGTGTCCAACAAAATTCCAGACACTAAAGGGTGCCAAAAGTGCTGCGTAGGTGAGTTACTATAGCAGAGGACTTCATatactttgtgctttaaaataaTCTTTAGAAACATGTTAACAGAGgtgtaaaaagaaaatgtttttatttgaattattttATCTTGTTTTTGTGCAGTTCGTAACCCGTACACAGGCCATAAGTACTTGTGTGGAGCCTTTCAGTCCAGTGTCATGCTGCTGGAATGGGTGGAGTCCATGCAGAAGTTCATGCTCATCAAGGTCAGTTTGCCTCCACCTTTGTATCTCTGTGCTTCTTTTTAGCTCATTTTATCACAGAATTCTACACAAGCACAGTTAGTGCTTCACTTTTGTTCCTACCTTCTCTTCATCTACTCAACACAGACCATCGACTTCCCGTTGCCATGTCCGTTGGAAGTCTTTGAGATGCTGGTGGTTCCGGAGCAAATGTATCCCCTGATCTGTGTGGCAGTCAGTAAAGGAACCGAGCTCAACCAGGTGGTCCGATTCGGCACCGTCAACCCAAACTCTACCTCCTCCTGGTTCACGGAAGCAGGTAAGAACTGTGAGAGTGGTGCTACAGCTTAAAGTTGATGTGTACATCATTGAGACCAAAAtattcctcttcttcctctatGCAGACACTCCACAGACATGTGTGATCCATGTCACGCAGCTAGAGAGAGACACCATCCTCGTCTGCCTCGACAGTGAGTAACTGAACATTTATAATCATTTCTACTTCTCCACTTTTTaacattgatcattttaaaacatgagaCTTTACTCATTGAATTCCTGTCTCTTTCTTCGTTCTGCAGGATGTATAAAGATTGTGAACCTCCAGGGCAGGTTGAAATCCAGCAGAAAGTTGTCAGCTGAGCTAACCTTCAACTTCCAGATTGAATCCATAGGTAAATGGAAAGAGAGGAGCcaaatatttaaaattattGCACAGTGTCACTCAGAGCTACATATATCATTTTCTTCTAGTGAATTAGTAATCGACAAACAAgcaataattatttttttgcagtttgtCTCCAAGACAGTGTACTGGCCTTCTGGAGGCATGGCATGCAGGGACGGAGTTTCAAGACCAATGAGGTAAGCGTGATACATGGCTTCTGTCTTTTCTGTAATTACAGTACATGTTAAGGATGGCTCCTAAAATCAAAGATGTCTGTCAAGATGTCAGTATCTTATCATGCTACCCTACATATTGTGTGACTTTCACCCATCAGATCACACAGGAGATCTCTGACAACACACGTATCTTCAGACTACTGGGATCAGACAGgtaagaaacacagacacttcCTTTATATATCATACCTAAATCACACGGACAAACACACGCTTAGTTCTCTGTTAACGTCTTCTCTGATGTCTCGTCACTAACTGACCATAGAGATCCAGAGGCTGAGGACAGAGGCCTCACTCTGCCCAGGTACACTCACTGCTCACTGGCCACAAATGGTTTTTGAAACTCTTTTTGTCGGGGCTCTTGAGACGTGGATATTGGATACCAAAATCATTTGAGGACATAATCAGTTTCTATAAATGTAGAAGTTGACACGTCTTAGATGTCATTTACTGCAACTTCACTCAGTTTGAAAAATACAAGACGATGATTTTGGTATCTGTTGCCACATTACTGAGAAGCTAAGACCCTTTGAGTTatgatgtgtgaatgtgtgagccTCTTAACAGCTTTTTCACACTTCCCCTTTGGGTAAACAGAGTACACACAGTCCTCTCTCAGTGTCTTTTTCCAGATAACATGGCTTTTTAGACTCAGACCATATCCTGTGTGGGTTACTGGCTCTTGCACATATGGTTACAATAAATTCTGGGTGTTTACTTGATTCTTGACCTGGATTCTAACATGTTTTCACTATTTTGTTAGAACATCATGCCGGGCTGTTCTCTTGTTTGGGATATAAAGGTCAACAGTTGCCCTTGAAACTAAACTTGATGtatcgatgtgtgtgtgtttatggccatgtgtgtttgtgtttcagggtgGTGGTGCTGGAGAGCAGGCCTACGGACAACCCCACAGCCCACAGCAACCTCTACATCCTGGCAGGCCATGAAAACAGCTACTGAGctacactcacatacacaaacacacacacaaaaaaaacaattctcaTCACTATTGCAGACAAGGGAGGAAGCAACTGGTAGATCTTTAACCCACCTAGCCTTCACCTCTTCATCCGGCCTGCTGGCACTGTGACTGAGGGATGAGCAGCTCATGAGTTGCAGGTGTGTATTCCCAGTTGTAGCCATTTTTAAAAGCACCGCAGTGTTATATGTGTGTATCAGTAAAGCGTATTGTGTTAGAGCAGCAGGGTTTTGGGGATTTGAACTGCTGGGCTGAGGCCAGGTTTGTTTGAGATAGCTTTTCCTTTTTCCTGATACCACCTTCCCCTGTATACTGCACAATGGGAAAACACCATCCAGCACGCAAATATGACTACAACACTACTATACTACTGCTACTTGCGCTAAAGCTTCACAGAGGGGCCATCTTGCACAGAAGTTCTACCTTCTCTCCTTCATCGCCCTTCCTCTTCCACTGcctcgtcctcctctgtctttcctccccctccttcccttTTTATTTTAGACTGTCCCTTTATTTATTGTGGCATGATGTAACTTTATCAACCAGGATGGctcttctgttttatttgttgtgtttttttaaaaggataaaaaaaaaaaagcttcgcCACTTTCGCTAGCATCAAAGTCCAGTACCCCTCACCACAACACACAAGTGCTTAATTGACCTCTATTTAATTGttgtaaatataaatgtagTATTTTTTTGACAAACACTAAAAAGGACTGGTCATGTAGATAGGCGTGTGTATAGTTGCTCTGTACAGCTGTGgagacaaaaaagagagaggcgTGGAGGAGTGATGGGACAATGCATTCTCTCTCCTTGATCATGTGACGAGGGTCTAGAAAACCCTGCAGTCTCCTCAGGTGAACAGCTTTAGTAATCGGATATTACTCTCTTAATGGTGTATGGCTCAGGATGGAACTGAGCGAACACAGGAAGCAACACTGAATGGTCATTTTCATTCTGCATGCAGCATCATAGCTTCCTGCTTGTTTGCACCTGTCATAGCAACTCATCAGGGCAGCAGCgttctgtttatttacattcGTT
This Parambassis ranga chromosome 15, fParRan2.1, whole genome shotgun sequence DNA region includes the following protein-coding sequences:
- the LOC114447816 gene encoding mitogen-activated protein kinase kinase kinase kinase 3-like isoform X6, translated to MMNSSVDLSRRNPQEDFELIQRIGSGTYGDVYKARNVNTGELAAIKVIKLEPGEDFAVVQQEIIMMKDCKHSNIVAYFGSYLRRDKLWISMEYCGGGSLQDIYHVTGPLSESQIAYMSRETLQGLYYLHNKGKMHRDIKGANILLTDNGYVKLADFGVSAQITATLAKRKSFIGTPYWMAPEVAAVERKGGYNQLCDIWAVGITAIELAELQPPMFDLHPMRALFLMTKSNFQPPKLKDKLKWTNNFHQFVKLALTKNPKKRPTAEKLLQYPFVSQPLSRTLAIELLDKANNPDHSTYNDFDDDDPEPEFKYRGHFLPISPGARRAPRFAARRKSPVSVPHRIRSTSRSTREGKTLSEINFGQVKFDPPLRKETEPHHEPCDSEPYLDCVEELYYTARSNLDLQLDYGHDSPSLLGGNKSLLKSVEEELQQSKSSTIMRPKVPPPLPPKPKSISSPQQQQQQKQDDSQSHSEDDGGGGGTIKRCPVPETPSPARPASNVPPRPPPPKLPPHRRSSLGNESPMRKDVENSAPEDDGSFRHFWEWLHTPHTEEELEEAWEVLKEVKEEQEKQEEKSNGLNSPHNGERDSPAERQSTMPPSVPTRKDKKDTPKPISNGLPPTPKVHMGACFSKVFNGCPLKIHCATSWINPDTRDQYLIFGAEEGIYTLNLNELHETTMEQLFPRRCTWLYVMNSCLLSISGKASQLYSHSLSGLFEQARQLQKLPVAIPTHKLPDKMIPRKFAVSNKIPDTKGCQKCCVVRNPYTGHKYLCGAFQSSVMLLEWVESMQKFMLIKTIDFPLPCPLEVFEMLVVPEQMYPLICVAVSKGTELNQVVRFGTVNPNSTSSWFTEADTPQTCVIHVTQLERDTILVCLDRCIKIVNLQGRLKSSRKLSAELTFNFQIESIVCLQDSVLAFWRHGMQGRSFKTNEITQEISDNTRIFRLLGSDRDPEAEDRGLTLPRVVVLESRPTDNPTAHSNLYILAGHENSY
- the LOC114447816 gene encoding mitogen-activated protein kinase kinase kinase kinase 3-like isoform X4 gives rise to the protein MMNSSVDLSRRNPQEDFELIQRIGSGTYGDVYKARNVNTGELAAIKVIKLEPGEDFAVVQQEIIMMKDCKHSNIVAYFGSYLRRDKLWISMEYCGGGSLQDIYHVTGPLSESQIAYMSRETLQGLYYLHNKGKMHRDIKGANILLTDNGYVKLADFGVSAQITATLAKRKSFIGTPYWMAPEVAAVERKGGYNQLCDIWAVGITAIELAELQPPMFDLHPMRALFLMTKSNFQPPKLKDKLKWTNNFHQFVKLALTKNPKKRPTAEKLLQYPFVSQPLSRTLAIELLDKANNPDHSTYNDFDDDDPEPEFKYRGHFLPISPGARRAPRFAARRKSPVSVPHRIRSTSRSTREGKTLSEINFGQVKFDPPLRKETEPHHEPDLQLDYGHDSPSLLGGNKSLLKSVEEELQQRGHVAHLGDDEDEDDDGADDDETHTHKSSTIMRPKVPPPLPPKPKSISSPQQQQQQKQDDSQSHSEDDGGGGGTIKRCPVPETPSPARPASNVPPRPPPPKLPPHRRSSLGNESPMRKDVENSAPEDDGSFRHFWEWLHTPHTEEELEEAWEVLKEVKEEQEKQEEKSNGLNSPHNGERDSPAERQSTMPPSVPTRKDKKDTPKPISNGLPPTPKVHMGACFSKVFNGCPLKIHCATSWINPDTRDQYLIFGAEEGIYTLNLNELHETTMEQLFPRRCTWLYVMNSCLLSISGKASQLYSHSLSGLFEQARQLQKLPVAIPTHKLPDKMIPRKFAVSNKIPDTKGCQKCCVVRNPYTGHKYLCGAFQSSVMLLEWVESMQKFMLIKTIDFPLPCPLEVFEMLVVPEQMYPLICVAVSKGTELNQVVRFGTVNPNSTSSWFTEADTPQTCVIHVTQLERDTILVCLDRCIKIVNLQGRLKSSRKLSAELTFNFQIESIVCLQDSVLAFWRHGMQGRSFKTNEITQEISDNTRIFRLLGSDRDPEAEDRGLTLPRVVVLESRPTDNPTAHSNLYILAGHENSY
- the LOC114447816 gene encoding mitogen-activated protein kinase kinase kinase kinase 3-like isoform X8, which translates into the protein MMNSSVDLSRRNPQEDFELIQRIGSGTYGDVYKARNVNTGELAAIKVIKLEPGEDFAVVQQEIIMMKDCKHSNIVAYFGSYLRRDKLWISMEYCGGGSLQDIYHVTGPLSESQIAYMSRETLQGLYYLHNKGKMHRDIKGANILLTDNGYVKLADFGVSAQITATLAKRKSFIGTPYWMAPEVAAVERKGGYNQLCDIWAVGITAIELAELQPPMFDLHPMRALFLMTKSNFQPPKLKDKLKWTNNFHQFVKLALTKNPKKRPTAEKLLQYPFVSQPLSRTLAIELLDKANNPDHSTYNDFDDDDPEPEFKYRGHFLPISPGARRAPRFAARRKSPVSVPHRIRSTSRSTREGKTLSEINFGQVKFDPPLRKETEPHHEPDLQLDYGHDSPSLLGGNKSLLKSVEEELQQSKSSTIMRPKVPPPLPPKPKSISSPQQQQQQKQDDSQSHSEDDGGGGGTIKRCPVPETPSPARPASNVPPRPPPPKLPPHRRSSLGNESPMRKDVENSAPEDDGSFRHFWEWLHTPHTEEELEEAWEVLKEVKEEQEKQEEKSNGLNSPHNGERDSPAERQSTMPPSVPTRKDKKDTPKPISNGLPPTPKVHMGACFSKVFNGCPLKIHCATSWINPDTRDQYLIFGAEEGIYTLNLNELHETTMEQLFPRRCTWLYVMNSCLLSISGKASQLYSHSLSGLFEQARQLQKLPVAIPTHKLPDKMIPRKFAVSNKIPDTKGCQKCCVVRNPYTGHKYLCGAFQSSVMLLEWVESMQKFMLIKTIDFPLPCPLEVFEMLVVPEQMYPLICVAVSKGTELNQVVRFGTVNPNSTSSWFTEADTPQTCVIHVTQLERDTILVCLDRCIKIVNLQGRLKSSRKLSAELTFNFQIESIVCLQDSVLAFWRHGMQGRSFKTNEITQEISDNTRIFRLLGSDRDPEAEDRGLTLPRVVVLESRPTDNPTAHSNLYILAGHENSY